The Glycine soja cultivar W05 chromosome 15, ASM419377v2, whole genome shotgun sequence region ATATAAACTTTCAATGCCGTAAACGAAACCATGCAGTTAACTATGGAAAGCACCAAAGGGTTCTGAACCACAAATGCTTGATTCCTAGTTTTCAACTAACGTTGTCAACTTTTACAAATTGGATGAAATGAAAGGATCCTATTAATTTAGATTCCTTGAGATCGTTCCGTAGTTACCAGCTctctaatatattaaattggTTACGAGTCTCTGTGAATCAAgggggaaaagaaaaaggcagACCAGAATTTTTTCGTGTATCTTAATATTAAGTAATTTGCATGTTTCATCTGATGATACTTACAAATATtagaaataacattttttgtgGAACTTTCGCTTAGAATTAGAATGGATCAAACAAATCCAATCAATGACCTCCGGCCAGTTTAGtgcgattatatatatatatcttacacTAACTGAGAAAAGTAAACTTAAATGACTAGTTCTTATGCTTAATCATAATAATGATGGGAAAGTCCAACTGATTGACAACTTATTGTTACTGGTATAATTAGTCTCACAGTTCTAGGTATACTTGGttaatttaaagttttatttcacGTAATTTCTTTCCCCTCATTTGTATATAGGTATAAGACCtgtatataactatatatacaAGATAGATCAAGTATACCAAATTCCTCTACATGAGTTTGAACTTTCTTTGTTAGAATttgttaccatttttttttatatatatttattgtccaCAAAAGATTAATTCTATGGAAAGGACCAAACTGGCAAAACTCTTGTTAATTATTGTTTATTGAACAATACGTTCATTCTTCACCTCATTAATCCTTAAATAGACTGATTCTGGTTTAGTTTTGGAAGCAGACAAGGACAGCATAACGAAATTTGGAGTAAGTCAATGTTTTTAGCCGTTAGCATGGTGAATTCATTGCTCGTTCTTCACCTACGTGTCGATTTAATATGGAATAAATACCATGTCCTACTCTTTTAACAGTTTTTTTGTGCGTGTTAGGATGGGTTTGGAAAAGCCCAAATATACCCTAAAACCAAAGTGGTTAGAAGAGTATATTGGATGGGGTTAAATACCCACgttataattatattgtttttatttaaattttcctcTGCCACGGTTTGTTGTGCTTGCTATGTAAGTTTACTAATTATTGTCATATTGCAATGTTGCCATTGCAGGGTGCCATATTTAATGAAGGAAGAAATGCACAAAGAGTTGATATGGGTAATTGGgcttgaaaaaaattacatgctcGGCTATTTCTTTGTGAactcagaattttttttacacccaatactttttttttttctaaaattacccCTAACAAACTATGGATTCCTAATAAACTTGCGGATTCATAATCCGCAAGCTTATGAATTGACAATTCATATGTATGTATggattacatattttttttaattttttttaaatattttacaaattaatttaaaattaatggttcatgcaaaatttaaatatatgactTTTAAGTTATTAACATAATGTTCTAACCAACTGAACTAATagatcaattatgttataaaatagttaatgtcgttatatataacactaaaatttctaatttatatttaatgtacatgtaaatttatataataaattttgtgacaattaattttgatatattaatgtCAAATGAACATGCGAATTGTCAATCCGTAAATTTATGAgggataattttagaaaaaataagaaagtattGGGTGTACAAGAAAAACACTGAATGTACAAAGAAATTGCCTGGAGTTCAATATGCCATGTAGTAGCTACTAGGTTAGGGCCTTGGGCCTATTTGTTTGattcttgttattttcttttcttttgttttacacCTTCTTGTTCTTTTCCAAACATTGGAAAAGGAAAGTTATTAAATGTCaggaaatatttattgtatgaACCAACACGAAACTATGTGCATTTCATGCTTTCATTTTTCGCACACATACGTAAGTGCTAACAAAAAAcaagtttaatttgttttttttttttgtcttatattttCATTAGATAGAAGTTACTTTATGTAGTGTTTGGTTGTgtggaaaaaagtaaaaaaatgagtaaaagttttaaaatttgatgagTTTTATACTTTTACGttttactttaattcaaaattttcacctcatttttttccatttcattccactctATCAAATGGtacctttcattttattttattctagcAGCTAGTTCATCTAATTTAAGTCGAGTTCAATAGATTATTTAAGGAGATAAAATTCTTTCATCacttatcctttttattttaaggttgaaattcaaaattttaaagaaaaacagaTTTCCTTTTTACTCATATTATTGTGTTGGAAGATTTAACATTTGATTGCATATTCATGTAACAAATATCAAAATCTTCTTTGTTACTTTGATTACAAGAAATTATGTATGAGGGATTATCAAGACAAGCTCCAACACTGTAACAATAAATTAGTACAACCGACAAGTAATTAAAGAGAACTTTCattacaaatttaacaaaagcaATTAGAGCATTATGTAATAAAACCTTCATTTGTATGATTAGTCATGTTAAGATGGAGCAACAGTGGGTGATGGTGAAGGAGGTTTTGTTTGATCAACATGCAAAAGCATTGCCAATTACCTCTGTCTGAGGATGGCACTCATTCCAAAAAAACGTACTGCTTCTATCTTTGCACAGTTTTGATGCAGGTCGAATATTCCCCAAGAAGCAACAGGGTGAATCTGACTGAGTTTTGGAATCCTAAGTTAAAATGGAGTGTTTATACTCTACATCCCTGTTTCTTAAAACTTTTGCTTCAACCAATGTTTACACTTTGAGTGATGATtgcttttttgttaaaaaaataatgctaaCACCCATCTTCTTTTGTTGATCTGTCCATTTTGTCTTCCATTCTATTGTTCATCAATATAGATTTGATTTATGTTATCCGTTCCACATGGACATGCTAATcagtttttaagtatttttctaGTATACatactttataatattttttaacaactcATTTTCATCTTTCTATCACATTTCTCGTTTTATCTCactttttaaaatctattttccTAGATTCAGAAATAGttgttgaaatatattttctcctttttttatgAGAGGTTCTTGTACTCTTCCATTAAGGGGTTAATCCTTTTCCAGACTTCAATTGGGTCACAACCACAAAATGTTTTTGATGAATGCTGATCCGTacattatttatgtttaaaaacTCAATTAGTGAAATAAGTCGTTACTTGTAGCGGCTAGTCGAGTTTCTTTGCATTCTTTATGTTTGGTAATTAGGCCTGTTCTGCATGCTGCATTATTCCACATTCTTAACGTATaggttgaaattaaaaaaataagtctaCCATGTGGGTGGCAGCAATAAGAAGTGATATAAGTATATTCTAAACGTTAATCACGGTTACATCTAAATAAGAGGAGTCGTTAGTTCAACACTAAATACAATTACATCATGTTACCTGTAATTAAATAGAACTATTGATAAGCGTACATAACATTTTTATGTCTAATTGGTTTAAGTTCTTCGGCTAAACTGCAGTAATTTATCCTTGTGAGTGTAGTGGGGTTCATGTAACACTAAGCCATCACGGTTTGTATTGGAGTGTTGTTAGGTGCATCCAGCATTATTATTGGTGCACCCAACACTAACCatgaaaagacaaaaatatcctTTACAAATCAAGTTAATccgtaaattaatttttaagacttacggatcaCCTCTTACGGAtaaagttgatccgtaaggaaaaaaattagcagaaacaattttatcatttttaaaaaatttaaaatgcacCAACATAACAAAAATGTTAGATGCACTTAACAACACTCTTTCTACTTTCACCCTGCTCGTGCATAAATGTAGGGTGGACCAACACATATACTGACAAGACCCAGATCCGCTTTATTTACCGTgcattttacattattttttccaTTCCAGTTAAGCTTTCTAAAGTCCTCATCATGCCTCTTCCTATTTGActctattatatttttactaatCTTTTCAAACATCCAACGATTTCACTTGCCAGCGTCACGGgccaacaaaatattaatttttccaACGCTGATTAATTTGTTTCTTCATGTGGCTTTTCCATATAGCAAGACATTATTATGATGAGGCACATCCTTGTAACAATTGTcatatcttaattattttatgcaaAATGTATTGAAACTGCACATAAAAGCGCCCATGCAGCCGTGGGATCCACCAAGTGCATGTTTTTATCTAAACGCAAGCACCATCAGAAAGGGTTATACAACCTAATTAGTAATAAATCTTCCATCTGCAGTGTACCCCATGGTCCCGATTACCCTAATGACATATTTGTCCACTCTGTGCCATTGTACATCAAAAAATGGTGTTGATGGGTTTAATTAAAATCTGTCAACTCACTTATGCATCCAGAGAAAACGAgttattttttccatttaattaatgataattgatatattaataattttatagattttaCTAATCAGTGCCctaagtaattaaaaaaggaaaatttatattaaaaattatgtgagGATGCATTTAAACATTACACCGAGAGTATTTTTCCATCCTTCAatagaatattttttctattttatttcctcaataattaagtattttttagaGTGTCCAGTCAGATTTGCCTAACTTTATATAATGAGAATGAGTTCATCACTGTATTCGAGGTAAATTCCACAATAATGATGGattgttaattttatcattaaatacaTGAAAAcatctttgataaaaaaaatgaagtagttaataagtagttaaaagaatggttaaaatatattttttatttttgtaaaatattttgatttttaatttatgcaaaaaaattatcttattctcatgaaattaaaaaatatatatatacgttacaaaaaaattatcttattatcTTAAATCCAAACCAATGTTTCCTGCAGTTCTGGGTAGTCCTTGAACAAACATCTATCACCACGAATGAAGGCATTCAATACCTACAAATGCAATGATATATAGTTACGATAATTGAAATAAGATAGTGAGAGTGATTATTGGAATTCATGATTAGAAAACTTGCTTACGACTGAAAGCTCTTTGCAGAAGATGACAATCAATCCAAGCTCCTTGGCCTTGACGCCCTCGGTGGAGTTGTTGTTGTGGAAGTGGAATTGGGATTCATTGAAACGAGAGTGGGGCGAAGTGGTGGTTGTTGTTGGAGGAGGATCTGATGCGGTGTTGTTGGAGATGGCGAAGAAGACAAAAGCAATGTCGATGATGAGGAAGGTGTAGGTGCGGTTGTTGACGGTCTGGGAGAAGAGGGAGTGGACTTGAAAGTACTTTGGGTTCAAGGAAAGCAGTGTGGTCTTTGACTTGGAGAGAAAAAGAGGTTGTTTTCTATGATGACCGGAGCTCCGACCAGTGGTCGGAGAGGGTGGTGACGCGTCGGTCTCCTttttttcagaataaaaaaaaaaaagaggacgtggaaaagaaaaaatgatacaCGTGTCATATTTTTAATGGACAAACGACGGTCAAGCTTgaaattgtttatatttaattcgaaccaaaaaagtcaaatattaaaaaaaaacaaacaattctttttataaagactaaatttaaaattcacgAATTTTAGGGGAATTAACAAGTGAGTTTGAATAGAAATAGTTGtaaaaatgtgaaagaaaataCTAATCTGGAAATGCAATGAATTGAATGACTGATGAAGGTCATGAAATCATGGGTCCTATGATTACTGTTGGTTTTCGATTCTCATTGGACATTGCATATGTTAATTGCGTATTCACGTGGGACGGTTGTGTGATTATCTCCCAGCTTAGCATCTGCTGCAGTCATAATAATAAGAACTTGCAGAGAAAAACGATAGGCACAGATCCAGACCCCGATCCGCAATTATTCTCTGCAgattctttttttctaacttttgtaTATATACCTATATTCGTAGGACTGGCTGAGCTGAATACCATGCACAAAATGACAGTTTCCTGTTTGCATTTTTACTTTTGGCTCTATCTATCAAGTTAAGCAAAGATATCTTTTCatctcattttataatttatagtcttttatttgaaatattaattattttaattatatatttatttattagaaattaagcTATGTGTTTATATGTGTTTAAATgtcatggtaaaaaaaaaaatagtgtccttaaaaattaaaatatttagaaatcATAGTAATAAtgtattcataatatttttaaggaaaaaaatattttttttaattcctatatttTAATGTTGAACATTTTCGTCCTTCaacttttaaaagtaaaatatttttagtcctttaaaaaatatacaattaaaacGATTTTTTACATGCCGTTTGTTCTTTGAGGGGCTAAAAAGAGATACTTATAAGTTTAGGAACCAAATATTTGATGACAaaatataaggattaaaaatcaatttttttataaagagactaaaaacatttattttattttattttgaatgcttgttatatttattctttaaaaaatgctatttttatttttaagtttaacattatcattttttaattttattgggtAGTATATTAAATGTTCATTATCACTGGTTGCCTGTACAATTGCTTTCATGAGCATTGGAGAGATCTTACAGTAATAAATGCCTTCCATTGACCTCTGCAAAGCTTCACAGTTCCTTTTTCTAACTACCATTTCCTCTTTTTGTGCATCCTCTCTCGTGTCCTCTCCCTCTTCAACTACTACTACTTTATCACTACACTACAACATACTCTAATGGAACAAACCTTCCTCTTTCTCTTTCGCCCCACACATTAGCAACCTACGACCACTCTGCTTCACAATTCCAAAATGGGTTGCTGCGTCAGTACCAACAGATCTCATTCTTCACCCTCAAGCAAGCCTTTGGAGACACCAAGATCTGCCGCGAAAGGTTCAGAAAACAGAGCACCGCCACCGGAGGAAGAAACGGTGAAGGAAGTGTTGTCTGAAACACCCAAATGGAAGCCCAAATTCGAAGCGGAGAAGCCAACAGAGACCGAAGTTGAGAACGAGAAGGAGAAGCTTTTCATCAAGCCCGATGAGATCTCTGAGGTTTCTGAAGTTTGCAGCGTGAGTGAGAGCGTTTCCACATTCGCCGAAGAAGAAGCGCGTCAGAGGGTCAACAGATCCCCGGCGAAGGTGAGCAAAGCACGCTCCTTTTCCGGCGAGTTCGGCTGCCGGAGGGAAATGACGGCGGGGAAGTCTCCGGCGAGGAGGCCGGAGCAGTCTCCGGCAAGAAGAAATATTGGGTCGGTGAGAGTTGTTCAAATGGGCAATGGGGGAACCGGGAGCCAACCTCGCCGGCGTGACTCCGGCGAGATTTCCGGTCGCCGATCCAGGTCGCCGGCGACCCGCACCGACAGCGTGGCAACTAGATCCATCCTGGGTCAGAGCCCGTCGAAGAGGAGAACGCACACGAATCAATCACCGGCTAGGGTAAGAACCGGCACGGCGGAGAGCGGTGGCCGGAAAATGGAGAATTCGAGCATGGAGGGTAAATGGCCTTCATCAGCTATTGAGTCACTAGAAAACCCTCTTGTGTCGTTGGAATGCTTCATATTTCTCTAGAGTAGGTGAAATTAGTGTTGAGGTTAAAGTTATTAGTACTTGTTAGTAGTCATTATTAGTGACTCATAGTATTAATTTCTGTACTTTGTTTGTTTAATTAACTAGTGTCTGATGGTAAGCACTAAGCACTTGAATCGAGTGTAAATAGTTGAAGTCAATGGTCAATTGTAGGAGTGATGAGTTATTATTGGAGGGAAAGGGTGGTTGGACTCAACTTCTACTTGCATCGCAACATGGCCTTTTGGATAGTTGAATACGTAAatggtgaaaagaaaaaattgacctCTGTTTAGTTGCAGTATTGTAGAAGtgctcttttttcttctttttttttgtcccCGTGGGCTGTGGGTAAATTTTGCTTCTTCTACTTCACCTATTGGCAGGTTTGGAAAGATTGCATTTCTGCCATATGCGATTCACCTTCGCCTTTTCGAAAGTGAAAGGCGAACTACATACAAAGATAAATGCCAACACAGAGCATGGAATTTATTCCCTACTGTTTTATTATGGGGAAAAACTGTATAATTAAAATCGCTTATGGCCGTGAGTTGTACTAGGGCTTTTTATGTTCCCAACACATAATTTATGAGATTAGCACTGGGGCTATTGGACATTCCACTAAAAAAACATTGCACGTTCTTATGGAAGTGGGTTACCTGACCCGCCTGATTGATTgtttaacaataaatttatatctgttggaaataaaattcatataaacaaattttaaaaatcaaccgaggtaaatatgttataaaattgatttagtggtgaagaaataagagaatgaaaaagaggtGGTAgacttgaattttaaaattaatatttgtcaataaaataaaaaaaagaatgttatgtcataaattaattaatattataaaaaacagaATAGATAGTTATTTTTTACTGGTAGTGCAGACGTTCTTTTGTTATTGTATGTTACAAAGTGCTTTTTCTTATTCGGTCTGAATGTGTTGAGGATCATTTTTTTGCAgtcaaaaaagtttttttttctttttacatatggttttatttttattttttgtttaaatcgCATATATTCTTCATATCCTTGAACTGAATAAGATCACTATAATCATATTATGTATGGTTTTGTTAATGTGCATatcatgtaataattttaattcataattatatttatgcatGATTGATTCTaagatcatttatttttttagattgtaACCCAAATCATGGTCATCAATCACAACatgaaactatatatataagttgttttttaaCAGTAAGCGCTTGCAAATATATTTGGGGCATGTTGAAATAAGCTTATCCAAAAGTATTAGCAATTATTAATCAACCTTCTAATAGTAAGAGTTGATTTTGATAATGGATTTGCTTATTAATCAGcctttttaatataattcacTCTCACGCAATTTGACCCGTGTATTACATAGGATATAAGTACTGGTTAGtcgattaataaaaaaaaaaagtattggtcagtctttaaaattatatgcatcatatttttttagtctataAAACTTTAAAGACTTATTTTGAGGTTTACtcgaataatttaaaaaaaaagtgatcaactaaattttttatagaaattactcatcaataaagttaataaatatttcttattaataACTTAATACTCAAAAGACGAGAATATGAGATCACCCGATTTTACTTCAATTTAACCAAATTAGTGACTTTCACATATACAATATCTAAGACTTACAATAAAAAGACATACACAACAAAACAAACTATTTGTACAATTATGGTTTACGATGTGTTTGGAAGGAATAAGAGAAATAATATTGGTGAgaagttttgtatttttttttaatcaaactcataccttttatattttatttaaacttttaaaaaatttcatctatttttattttctctatttttattatctaaacCACGTCCTAAGAATATGTTTGAAAAACCATTTGAAACATGTTCAACGAGGTTTCTCGTGTTCCAATGCAGAAATTCTAGAGCAACTCAATTGTAACTTTCGTGCAAGTAAGGatgctcattttttatttatttaaataactataattataactaataattaattaaattataagtggaTATTATgactataattataattaattttatacgaCTAATTATAATGTGATGCaactagttattttttaaaatataaatatataactggTTATGAATAAACTAgctatataatcaattatatctaaaattaattacataacGGGCCATGAATGAATAAGaataaattgtttaaaataactaattctgtaaaattatcattattttttaaataaaaataaatcagtaGAAATAATCGTAACTATAAAACTGGATATAGTTTTATAACTACTTTTTTTCATAATtggttatataaaattataattacttttttaaaactaattttttttatcagctctACCTGCAAGATTTGGTTGCGTTATGTGGGACGTCTATGCAATGAGGCACCAAGCATTTGGAAGACGTTGATGTTTCCAATCTCTTGagtggtttttttattttatttttaatattgagcAAAGGTAATAAGTAGTGTTGAGTGGATTGAAAGGAAACTCATGTTTTTAGCCGTTGGGGAAACTGTTAATGGTGCTTTCATTTGGAGGTG contains the following coding sequences:
- the LOC114387094 gene encoding uncharacterized protein LOC114387094 — encoded protein: MGCCVSTNRSHSSPSSKPLETPRSAAKGSENRAPPPEEETVKEVLSETPKWKPKFEAEKPTETEVENEKEKLFIKPDEISEVSEVCSVSESVSTFAEEEARQRVNRSPAKVSKARSFSGEFGCRREMTAGKSPARRPEQSPARRNIGSVRVVQMGNGGTGSQPRRRDSGEISGRRSRSPATRTDSVATRSILGQSPSKRRTHTNQSPARVRTGTAESGGRKMENSSMEGKWPSSAIESLENPLVSLECFIFL